The Manihot esculenta cultivar AM560-2 chromosome 1, M.esculenta_v8, whole genome shotgun sequence genome has a window encoding:
- the LOC110617976 gene encoding uncharacterized protein LOC110617976 isoform X2, with protein sequence MGLVQLNFVEFLRGLIKNRKEKQRNAGKMREMKKWNSRAILPFLICLLALLLLLSAPSVHAFDHTANGVVGRRILLGFKEKPGGSNLTFDCSPSGACVPCIYSEKSNEKYRCSETGYRIPLKCVEIKDSTKNGNENKSQNSRSSIELSNENANAQESSHGTVSNKPRGLLDDSSTLEDGSQVYITYRSCITPVNEEKLSVVGFEVCFGK encoded by the exons ATGGGCCTCGTGCAGTTAAACTTCGTTGAATTTCTTCGCGGATTAATAAAAAACCGGAAGGAGAAGCAAAGAAACGCAGGGAAAATGCGAGAGATGAAGAAATGGAATTCACGCGcgattcttccttttcttatATGCTTGCTAGCGCTGCTGTTACTGCTCTCTGCACCTTCCGTTCACGCCTTTGATCACACAGC AAATGGTGTCGTTGGGCGCAGAATCTTACTTGGTTTCAAAGAAAAGCCTGGAGGAAGTAACCTTACCTTCGATTGCTCTCCTTCTGGCGCCTGCGTTCCCTGCATCTACTCTGAAAag AGTAATGAAAAATATCGTTGCAGCGAGACTGGTTATCGTATCCCTTTAAAGTGTGTCGAAATTAAAGATAGTACAAAGAATGGAAATGAGAACAAATCTCAGAATAGTCGATCATCTATAGAGCTCTCCAATGAAAATGCAAATGCACAGGAGTCTTCGCATGGCACTGTTTCAAACAAGCCTAGAGGTTTACTGGATGATTCATCTACATTAGAGGATGGTTCACAGGTTTACATAACTTACAGAAGCTGTATAACACCAGTTAATGAAGAGAAGCTGTCAGTAGTTGGTTTTGAG GTGTGCTTTGGCAAATAA